One window of Cohnella hashimotonis genomic DNA carries:
- a CDS encoding type VI secretion system tube protein Hcp, giving the protein MFARLLRTSLLTALAAGILLLCSIPPAANAADATEPAPRILLNLDGIKGEYASTALDIQDAIVATSFGFGADAPSPAGGDSLPGKPIYRDIVLTKSLDAASLPLLQSLTGGKHIADGYAYFQTQRAGQSRTYLIVHLSDIRVTGYLAGGSPGAQLETITLSARTVLSKYVPDQPGGPTNPDPGPDSADVATRYHFDPINAVTAKGNPYVKGFKVTLRASGNQGETLTTRYRVNGGAWTDYTGPFEIYAADTHTVEYYSTGADGRVEKTNVMDFDKGTFDGRGTF; this is encoded by the coding sequence GTGTTCGCCAGATTGCTCAGAACAAGCCTGCTGACCGCTTTGGCCGCAGGCATCCTGCTGCTCTGTTCCATCCCGCCAGCCGCAAACGCAGCCGACGCGACTGAACCGGCGCCCCGAATTCTGCTTAATCTCGACGGAATCAAGGGCGAATACGCCAGCACGGCGCTGGATATCCAGGACGCCATCGTCGCAACGAGCTTCGGATTCGGCGCGGACGCGCCGAGCCCGGCGGGCGGCGATAGCTTGCCAGGCAAGCCCATCTACCGCGATATCGTACTCACCAAGTCGTTGGACGCCGCATCGCTGCCGCTGCTGCAGTCGCTGACCGGCGGCAAGCATATCGCGGACGGCTACGCGTACTTTCAGACCCAGCGTGCCGGACAAAGCCGCACCTACCTGATCGTGCACTTATCCGATATTCGCGTGACCGGCTACTTGGCCGGCGGCTCGCCCGGCGCACAGTTGGAGACAATCACGCTGTCGGCCCGCACGGTGCTGTCCAAGTACGTCCCGGATCAACCTGGCGGCCCTACGAATCCGGATCCTGGTCCGGACAGCGCGGATGTGGCAACCCGGTACCATTTCGACCCGATTAACGCGGTGACGGCCAAGGGCAATCCTTATGTCAAGGGCTTCAAGGTCACGCTGCGGGCGTCCGGAAACCAAGGCGAGACGCTGACGACGCGGTATCGGGTAAACGGAGGCGCCTGGACCGATTATACGGGGCCTTTCGAAATTTACGCAGCGGATACGCATACGGTCGAGTACTACAGCACGGGTGCGGACGGACGCGTGGAAAAGACCAATGTCATGGACTTCGACAAAGGTACGTTCGACGGCCGCGGCACCTTCTAG
- a CDS encoding NAD(P)H-binding protein, producing the protein MKIVMTGATGHLGSLVLKELLRRVPAERIAIVARRPAEFQNENGIEVRYGDYDDASSLPGAFRGADRLLFISSPERDEEVRLRQHRTVVAAAKEAGAGRIVYTGIAFPEKGRLPLHALHIKTEQLIRESGLSYTILRNAFYMDLVEMLGWRTAIAGGVLLSPPGPWTFNTAAREDLAAAAAVVLAEDDHRGRVYELTASRAWDLKELARALSELSGRRIEHRTDPAMNGGAYAMLPFSDTASVSSDLESLIGARPLGVKEWLADRMP; encoded by the coding sequence ATGAAAATCGTCATGACCGGAGCGACGGGACATCTGGGGTCGTTGGTTCTGAAAGAGCTGCTGAGGCGCGTGCCTGCCGAGCGTATTGCGATCGTGGCGCGCAGGCCCGCGGAATTCCAAAACGAAAATGGCATCGAGGTCCGATATGGGGATTATGACGACGCGTCGTCGCTGCCAGGGGCGTTCAGGGGAGCGGACCGTCTGCTGTTCATTTCCTCGCCGGAGCGGGATGAGGAAGTTCGTCTCAGGCAGCATCGGACGGTGGTCGCAGCAGCCAAGGAGGCCGGCGCGGGGCGGATCGTATATACCGGCATTGCTTTCCCGGAAAAGGGACGACTGCCGCTGCACGCACTGCATATCAAGACCGAACAATTGATTCGGGAGTCGGGGCTGAGCTATACGATTCTTCGCAACGCCTTCTACATGGATCTTGTCGAAATGCTCGGATGGCGGACGGCGATAGCCGGCGGCGTGCTGCTCAGCCCGCCCGGCCCCTGGACGTTCAATACGGCTGCGAGAGAAGATCTGGCCGCGGCAGCTGCCGTCGTGCTCGCGGAGGACGATCATCGGGGACGGGTCTATGAATTGACGGCCTCGCGCGCTTGGGATTTGAAGGAGCTCGCGCGCGCGTTGTCCGAGCTGTCGGGCAGACGGATCGAGCACCGGACGGATCCGGCGATGAACGGCGGCGCCTACGCGATGCTTCCTTTTTCCGATACGGCCTCCGTCTCCTCCGATCTGGAATCGCTCATCGGAGCGCGGCCGCTTGGCGTGAAGGAATGGCTCGCGGACCGGATGCCTTGA
- a CDS encoding MarR family winged helix-turn-helix transcriptional regulator: MDDLQKYTAEQPPGVHAFFALVETTADLIAASERYWQSHGLNGARIRILVEIAKAGGSLLPSALAERIGVTKANISVLLVPLANEDLVRIDGDPHDGRKRRVTLTEAGERLLRDKLPGNREVIGRRMDRLSEAETRQLQGLLAKLKD, from the coding sequence ATGGACGACCTGCAAAAGTATACGGCTGAGCAGCCGCCCGGCGTACATGCGTTTTTTGCCTTGGTGGAGACGACGGCGGATCTGATCGCCGCATCCGAGCGTTACTGGCAGTCGCATGGCCTGAACGGGGCGCGTATACGCATTCTCGTCGAGATCGCCAAGGCCGGCGGCTCGCTGCTGCCCTCGGCGCTGGCCGAGCGCATCGGCGTCACGAAGGCGAACATCAGCGTGCTGCTCGTGCCGCTGGCGAACGAAGATCTCGTGCGGATCGATGGCGATCCGCACGACGGGCGCAAGCGCAGGGTTACGTTGACTGAAGCGGGCGAGCGGCTGCTGCGGGATAAGCTTCCCGGCAATCGGGAGGTCATCGGGCGGCGGATGGACAGGCTGAGCGAGGCCGAGACCCGACAGCTGCAAGGCCTGCTGGCCAAGCTGAAGGATTAA
- a CDS encoding alpha-amylase yields MERNHTIMQFFEWHLEADGKHWRRLAKLAPKLKDRGIDAVWIPPPTKAVSPEDTGYAVYDLYDLGEFDQKGGVRTKYGTKEELLEAIAACREAGVGVYADLVMNHKAGADGTETFQVVEVQADNRLEEISEPFDIEGWTKFDFSGRGDAYSSFKWNFEHFNGTDCDAREDRNGVFRIVGDGKRWNENVDDAFGNYDYLMYANIDYHHPDVRREMIEWGKWLADTLDCAGYRLDAIKHIDHTFVREFTEAMYADRGDAFFIVGEFWNSDPGACQQFLEDVGGRISLFDVRLHYNLHEASEQGADYDLTKLFDDTLVQSNPTNAVTFVDNHDSQPGEALESWIADWFKQSAYALVLLREGGYPCVFYGDYFHIGGDEEEIEGKKMAIDPLLYSRHYKAYGEQEDYFDDPQLIGWVRRGVADIERSGCAVVVCTGEGGEKKMYVGEHRAGEEWVDFTQTRDDKVVIGEDGYGSFPANGGSVSVWALPDPV; encoded by the coding sequence ATGGAACGCAATCATACGATCATGCAATTTTTCGAGTGGCACCTCGAGGCCGACGGCAAGCACTGGCGCCGTCTCGCGAAGCTCGCGCCGAAGCTCAAAGACCGCGGCATCGACGCCGTCTGGATCCCGCCGCCCACGAAGGCCGTATCGCCGGAGGATACGGGCTACGCGGTGTACGACCTGTACGATCTGGGCGAGTTCGATCAGAAGGGCGGCGTGCGAACGAAATACGGCACGAAGGAGGAACTCCTCGAGGCGATCGCGGCCTGCCGCGAGGCGGGCGTGGGCGTCTACGCGGATCTCGTCATGAACCACAAGGCGGGCGCGGACGGAACGGAGACATTTCAGGTCGTCGAGGTGCAGGCGGACAACCGGCTCGAAGAGATCTCGGAGCCGTTCGACATCGAGGGCTGGACGAAGTTCGATTTTTCGGGGCGCGGGGATGCTTATTCGTCGTTTAAATGGAACTTCGAGCACTTCAACGGCACCGACTGCGACGCGCGCGAGGACCGCAATGGCGTTTTCCGGATTGTAGGAGACGGCAAGCGCTGGAACGAAAACGTGGACGACGCGTTCGGCAACTACGACTATTTAATGTACGCCAATATCGACTACCACCATCCCGACGTGCGCCGGGAGATGATTGAGTGGGGAAAGTGGCTCGCGGATACGTTGGATTGCGCGGGGTACCGGCTCGATGCGATCAAGCACATCGACCATACCTTCGTGCGGGAATTTACCGAGGCGATGTACGCCGATCGGGGCGACGCGTTTTTTATCGTCGGCGAGTTTTGGAACAGCGATCCTGGCGCGTGCCAGCAGTTCCTCGAGGACGTCGGCGGACGCATCAGCCTGTTTGACGTACGGCTGCACTACAATCTGCACGAGGCTTCGGAGCAAGGTGCAGATTACGATCTGACCAAACTGTTCGACGATACGCTCGTGCAGTCGAACCCGACCAACGCCGTAACCTTCGTCGACAATCACGATTCGCAGCCCGGCGAGGCGCTGGAGTCGTGGATCGCGGACTGGTTCAAGCAGAGCGCTTATGCGCTCGTGCTGCTGCGGGAAGGCGGCTATCCGTGCGTCTTCTACGGCGACTATTTTCACATCGGGGGAGACGAAGAAGAGATCGAAGGCAAGAAAATGGCGATCGACCCGCTGCTCTACAGCCGGCATTACAAAGCTTACGGGGAGCAGGAGGATTACTTCGACGATCCGCAGCTGATCGGGTGGGTGCGGCGCGGCGTTGCCGATATCGAGCGCTCCGGCTGCGCGGTCGTTGTCTGCACGGGCGAGGGCGGCGAGAAGAAAATGTACGTCGGCGAGCATCGCGCGGGCGAGGAGTGGGTCGACTTCACGCAGACGCGCGACGACAAGGTCGTCATAGGGGAGGACGGCTATGGCAGCTTCCCGGCGAACGGCGGCAGCGTGTCGGTGTGGGCGCTGCCTGATCCGGTATAA
- a CDS encoding agmatine deiminase family protein, producing MPAEWARHERTFMSWPVRDSMVYPDDHESVCAGYAQVVRAIAEFEPVSVLVNEADLALAQQHLDAPDIELVPIAHSDAWLRDNGPTFLVGENGELAGVNWRFNAWGGKYAPWDLDDAVAPQILERMGVRRFDAPVVMEGGSIHVDGEGTLLTTEECLLNVNRNPELSREQIAELLEQYVGIKKIVWLNRGLAGDETDGHVDNIACFAAPGKVIIQTCYDTADENYEITQENLRILREATDAKGRKFEIVELPQPPLASFEESRLTLSYLNFYFVNGGIILPVFGGAAEETDREAARILAETFPDRRIRTVDGMAIIKEGGNVHCTTQQMPARG from the coding sequence ATGCCCGCCGAATGGGCGCGGCACGAACGCACCTTCATGTCCTGGCCCGTCCGGGACTCCATGGTCTATCCGGACGACCACGAATCCGTCTGCGCCGGCTACGCGCAGGTCGTCCGCGCTATCGCCGAGTTCGAGCCGGTCAGCGTGCTCGTCAACGAAGCGGATCTGGCGCTCGCGCAGCAGCATCTGGACGCGCCCGACATCGAGCTCGTGCCGATCGCGCACAGCGATGCCTGGCTGCGGGACAACGGCCCGACCTTCCTCGTCGGCGAGAACGGCGAGCTGGCCGGCGTGAACTGGCGCTTCAACGCCTGGGGCGGCAAGTACGCGCCTTGGGATCTGGACGACGCGGTCGCGCCGCAGATTCTCGAGCGCATGGGCGTGCGCCGGTTCGACGCGCCCGTCGTGATGGAAGGCGGCTCGATTCACGTCGACGGCGAAGGCACGCTGCTCACGACCGAGGAGTGCCTGCTGAACGTCAACCGCAACCCCGAGCTGAGCCGCGAGCAGATCGCGGAGCTGCTCGAGCAGTATGTGGGCATCAAGAAGATCGTCTGGCTCAACCGCGGCCTCGCCGGCGACGAGACGGACGGACACGTGGACAACATCGCCTGCTTTGCGGCGCCGGGCAAGGTGATTATTCAGACCTGCTACGACACGGCCGATGAAAATTACGAGATCACGCAGGAGAACCTGCGCATCCTTCGCGAAGCGACCGACGCCAAGGGACGCAAGTTCGAGATCGTGGAGCTCCCGCAGCCTCCGCTCGCGTCCTTCGAGGAGAGCCGGCTTACGCTGAGCTACCTTAATTTCTACTTCGTCAACGGCGGCATCATCCTGCCGGTATTCGGCGGCGCCGCCGAAGAGACGGACCGCGAGGCCGCGCGCATCCTGGCCGAGACGTTCCCGGACCGCCGCATCCGCACCGTGGACGGCATGGCGATTATCAAGGAAGGCGGCAACGTCCACTGCACGACGCAGCAGATGCCTGCGCGGGGCTGA
- the aguB gene encoding N-carbamoylputrescine amidase, with amino-acid sequence MRKVKVAATQMSCSGDIDENIAKADKLVREAAAQGAQIILLQELFETPYFCQKEKSNYYVYATELEHNKAVNHFRKVAKELQVVLPISFYEKKNYARYNSLAVIDADGEVLGHYRKSHIPDGPGYEEKFYFNPGDTGFKVWNTRYAKIGVGVCWDQWYPEAARCMALMGAELLFYPTAIGSEPQDGSIDSKDHWQMCMRGHAASNLMPVIASNRIGREEDEDSSIDFYGSSFIAGPQGNMIEEAGRTEETVLTAEFDLDQLEIQRIEWGIFRDRRPELYRVIASYDGSTTV; translated from the coding sequence ATGAGAAAAGTCAAAGTAGCAGCTACCCAGATGAGCTGTTCCGGCGATATCGACGAGAACATCGCCAAGGCCGACAAGCTCGTGCGCGAGGCCGCGGCCCAAGGCGCGCAGATCATCCTGCTGCAGGAGCTGTTCGAGACGCCGTACTTCTGCCAAAAAGAGAAGTCAAACTATTACGTCTACGCGACCGAGCTCGAGCACAACAAGGCCGTCAACCACTTTAGGAAAGTGGCCAAGGAGCTTCAGGTGGTACTACCGATCAGCTTCTATGAGAAGAAAAACTACGCCCGCTACAACTCGCTCGCGGTTATCGACGCAGACGGCGAGGTTCTCGGCCACTATCGCAAAAGCCACATCCCGGACGGTCCCGGCTATGAGGAGAAGTTCTACTTTAACCCCGGCGACACCGGGTTCAAGGTCTGGAACACGAGGTATGCCAAGATCGGCGTCGGCGTCTGCTGGGACCAATGGTACCCCGAGGCTGCGCGCTGCATGGCGCTCATGGGCGCCGAGTTGCTGTTCTACCCGACGGCCATCGGCTCGGAGCCGCAGGACGGCTCGATCGACTCCAAGGATCACTGGCAAATGTGCATGAGAGGCCACGCCGCCTCCAACCTGATGCCGGTCATCGCCTCCAACCGCATCGGGCGCGAGGAAGACGAGGATTCATCCATCGACTTCTACGGCTCCTCGTTCATTGCCGGCCCGCAGGGCAACATGATCGAAGAGGCCGGCCGCACCGAAGAAACGGTACTGACCGCCGAGTTCGACCTCGACCAGCTCGAGATCCAGCGCATCGAGTGGGGCATCTTCCGCGACCGCCGGCCCGAGCTGTACCGCGTCATTGCCTCGTACGACGGCAGCACGACGGTGTAA